One part of the Leucobacter triazinivorans genome encodes these proteins:
- a CDS encoding FUSC family protein — MKPGRLSRWGRAPRRLTSRFTADQRAPLLQVVKTLASMILAWFTCLLIFPEQLPIFGAIAALLVVQDNVDQSLSKGLERVVGVLLGVGVALVTGAFLGQHSWLFIAALVAGLALGWALRMTPSAANQIVVSALLMIALGGLDLHYGVERVVETLIGALIGVAVAALVAAPVRTLPVHEALVSLTEQAAVSLRRIADALDAPRDDDWLESMHVEARALQEERTRVHGLLRQARESLRLNPRSGRYRKGLGEDDALFQRLQPIITQIGGMSRAVYDLYEPDLVSDASVVGMVEEIRRAAHDLELLARDDAVEARAAEPPALTAPYTIPRPHPEHWVLIGALMEDLRRVRGRITGELE, encoded by the coding sequence GTGAAGCCGGGTCGCCTCTCCCGCTGGGGGCGAGCGCCGCGGCGCCTCACCAGCCGGTTCACGGCGGATCAGCGGGCACCGCTCCTGCAGGTCGTGAAGACGCTCGCGTCGATGATCCTCGCCTGGTTCACCTGTCTGCTCATCTTCCCCGAGCAGCTGCCGATCTTCGGGGCGATCGCCGCCCTGCTCGTGGTGCAGGACAACGTGGACCAGTCCCTCAGCAAGGGCCTCGAGCGCGTCGTGGGAGTGCTGCTGGGGGTCGGCGTCGCCCTCGTCACCGGAGCGTTCCTGGGGCAGCACTCCTGGCTGTTCATCGCTGCGCTCGTGGCGGGCCTCGCCCTCGGATGGGCGCTGCGCATGACGCCGAGCGCCGCGAACCAGATCGTGGTGAGCGCACTGCTCATGATCGCGCTCGGCGGGCTCGATCTGCACTACGGAGTCGAACGGGTGGTCGAGACGCTCATCGGCGCGCTGATCGGCGTGGCCGTCGCCGCCCTGGTCGCCGCACCGGTGCGCACGCTGCCGGTGCACGAGGCGCTCGTGTCGTTGACGGAGCAGGCCGCCGTCTCGCTCCGCCGCATCGCCGACGCGCTCGACGCGCCGCGCGACGACGACTGGCTCGAGTCCATGCACGTCGAGGCGCGCGCGCTGCAGGAGGAGCGCACGCGGGTGCACGGGCTGCTGCGCCAGGCCCGCGAGAGTCTGCGGCTGAACCCGCGCAGCGGCCGCTACCGGAAGGGGCTCGGGGAGGACGACGCGCTGTTCCAGCGCCTGCAGCCGATCATCACCCAGATCGGCGGCATGTCCCGCGCGGTCTACGACCTCTACGAGCCCGACCTCGTCTCGGACGCCTCGGTCGTGGGCATGGTCGAGGAGATCCGCCGCGCCGCGCACGACCTCGAGCTGCTCGCGCGCGACGACGCCGTCGAAGCGCGCGCGGCCGAGCCCCCCGCGCTCACGGCCCCGTACACGATTCCGCGGCCGCACCCCGAGCACTGGGTGCTCATCGGCGCGCTCATGGAGGATCTGCGCCGGGTGCGCGGGCGCATCACCGGCGAACTGGAGTAG
- a CDS encoding App1 family protein, with the protein MTSNAEPDSRPRLAARLEDWMHVRRARRAVSRGKTPSVIPYIGYGTTEWVRVLGRVLYLKPESREHTRFRPDVAEVSRVRGWRTFTSLSVPHQPVRVLIDGEPVTEVVADRGGVIDSIVPVSLSPGWHTLTLQAGDSEAADAPVNVVDPTARLGVISDIDDTILITALPRPFVAAWNSFVLDEHARSATPGMAVMLDHLVAEHPGSPVVYLSTGAWNAAPALSRFLARNLYPMGPLLLTDWGPTHDRWFRSGTEHKRRELQRLAAEFPDVRWVLIGDDGQHDEALYHEFATAHPENVAAVMIRQLSVGEAVLAGGRSKANLHRSTSGVPWVYGPDGATLREEVRKLGLL; encoded by the coding sequence GTGACTTCGAACGCCGAGCCCGACTCCCGGCCCCGCCTGGCGGCCCGCCTCGAAGACTGGATGCACGTGCGCCGCGCTCGTCGCGCCGTCTCCCGCGGGAAGACGCCATCGGTCATCCCCTACATCGGCTACGGCACCACCGAGTGGGTGCGCGTGCTGGGCCGCGTGCTCTATCTGAAGCCCGAGAGCCGCGAGCACACCCGGTTCCGGCCCGACGTGGCCGAGGTCTCCCGGGTGCGCGGCTGGCGCACCTTCACCAGCCTCTCGGTGCCGCACCAGCCGGTGCGCGTGCTCATCGACGGCGAGCCGGTGACCGAGGTGGTCGCGGATCGCGGCGGGGTCATCGATTCGATCGTCCCGGTGTCGCTTTCCCCCGGCTGGCACACGCTCACACTGCAGGCGGGCGACAGCGAGGCGGCCGACGCACCCGTGAACGTGGTCGATCCGACCGCCCGCCTCGGGGTGATCTCCGACATCGACGACACGATCCTCATCACCGCACTCCCCCGACCGTTCGTCGCCGCGTGGAACAGCTTCGTGCTGGACGAGCACGCGAGATCCGCCACCCCCGGCATGGCGGTGATGCTCGACCACCTCGTCGCGGAGCACCCGGGTTCACCCGTCGTCTACCTCTCCACGGGGGCGTGGAACGCAGCGCCCGCGCTGAGCCGCTTCCTCGCACGCAACCTGTACCCCATGGGGCCGCTGCTGCTCACCGACTGGGGCCCGACGCACGACCGGTGGTTCCGCAGCGGCACCGAGCACAAGCGCCGCGAGCTGCAGCGTCTGGCGGCCGAGTTCCCCGACGTGCGGTGGGTGCTGATCGGCGACGACGGCCAGCACGACGAGGCGCTGTACCACGAGTTCGCCACCGCCCATCCGGAGAACGTCGCCGCGGTGATGATCCGGCAGCTCTCCGTCGGCGAGGCCGTGCTGGCGGGCGGGCGCTCCAAGGCCAATCTGCACCGCAGCACGAGCGGCGTGCCCTGGGTCTACGGCCCCGACGGCGCGACGCTCCGCGAAGAGGTGCGCAAGCTGGGTCTGCTGTGA
- a CDS encoding DedA family protein: MTELLSGLIDGVRDLDPVLRTLIAGIGMLLETSVFVGLVVPGDTIALVAAVGVTGPAQFAWLVVALVLGAIAGESIGFALGRWAGPRLRSSRAGRRLGERNWRVAEHYLGERGGVAVFLSRFLPVLHSLIPLTAGMAGMRYRAFLAWTASASLVWALLVVSLGAGAAAGFEQLAGRVKGAGLVFAGAALALALGLWAVKRAFLRRESAHMRLAEDGTDEVRPEPDDPGASARTP, encoded by the coding sequence GTGACGGAACTGCTCAGCGGGCTGATCGACGGGGTCCGAGATCTGGATCCCGTGCTGCGCACCCTCATCGCGGGTATCGGCATGCTGCTCGAGACCTCGGTGTTCGTCGGCCTCGTGGTGCCCGGCGACACGATCGCCCTCGTCGCGGCGGTCGGCGTGACGGGCCCCGCGCAGTTCGCCTGGCTCGTCGTCGCCCTCGTGCTCGGCGCCATCGCCGGCGAGAGCATCGGATTCGCGCTCGGCCGCTGGGCCGGTCCCCGCCTGCGCTCCAGTCGCGCCGGCCGACGGCTGGGCGAGCGCAACTGGCGGGTCGCCGAGCACTACCTCGGCGAGCGGGGCGGGGTGGCGGTGTTCCTATCGCGATTCCTCCCCGTGCTGCACTCCCTGATCCCGCTCACCGCGGGGATGGCCGGGATGCGCTACCGCGCCTTCCTTGCCTGGACCGCGTCGGCGAGCCTCGTCTGGGCGCTGCTCGTGGTCTCACTGGGCGCGGGTGCGGCCGCCGGCTTCGAACAGCTCGCCGGTCGGGTGAAGGGGGCCGGCCTCGTCTTCGCGGGCGCGGCGCTCGCGCTCGCACTCGGGCTCTGGGCGGTGAAGCGCGCCTTTCTCCGCCGCGAGAGCGCGCACATGCGGCTCGCAGAAGACGGGACGGACGAGGTTCGGCCCGAGCCGGATGATCCGGGCGCGTCGGCGCGCACACCCTAG